AATTCACTGGACCAATTCTTTAACGAATTGGAGAAGGTggcttcagcttctgaaAATGAATCAAGTGTAGGCCAATTATCGAATGTTAACTCACCAAATATAGGTGATCGTCAGGATAGGACCGATAAACAGAATGACAGTTCTTTTACGGCAAAAGACGGACAACGTTTGATAGATATGATATCTCAAGTGACTACCGAGTCTATATGGGACGAATTGTTTGGCAAGAGCATGAACAATGAAGCTTTTGCAAGTACTGACTAGCGCAAGCTGCTAGCGATGGCGTGCCAAAGGAAATATTCGAAAACTCTTGACCATGGTAAATATCTTAGAGTTTTGATAATATAAATAAGCAGAATTTTGTCAATGGAGGATTCAAAGATTGGTGATGAATGATTTTCTGTCGCTCATATTATTTTATATTTATTTCAAATAATCAACAATTTTAAAGGCAACTTGGCCGAGTGGTTAAGGCGAAAGATTAGAAATCTTTTGGGCTCTGCCCGCGCAGGTTCGAGTCCTGCAGTTGTCGATTATTTTTTTGAACCCAGTGTCCTATAACACTGTTCATTATGACCATGTTCAAGCTTAGATCTGAAACTTGAATTTTAGCGTCGATCTCAGCATCCAGTTAGTTAACACTTCAAGCTTGTCTTAGATTCCATTCTATGAAGGTTAAAAATGTACATAGAAGATTCGTTATAAAAAGATTCGGGCATCACGTCCATTAAGCTGGTAGGACCaatctcttgaaaccaCCGCAGTCTCTGCAAGCTTCTTGGTGGATAGCCATCAACCTCTGGGCCTCCAATGGGTCGGAGACTTCTTCTGGCTCTGGCCAAGACAAATACTCGTTGGTGTAGTTAGCAACGTAGTCAGGTGGCAAGACCTCCAATCTCTTACCGTAGCCGGTAACCTTCTTCCAGTCACGGTGCACATTGAATAGGGACTCGGAGAAGTAAGCGTAACATCTCTGGAATTGCTTGAAGGACAAGtcgttcttcaattctGGCTTGAAGTCGACGTACTCGTTCCATGCCTTCTCTGGCTCAGCCAAGACGTAGTCGGTAGCCTTCTTGATAgccttcaagaactttctgACCTTCTCTGGGTTcttggccaagaaagcgTCGTTGCAGATGTACAGGATGGTACAGAAACAGCAACAACCCAAACAAGCCAGCTTGTCGATTCTCAACATCTTGGCATCAGTGGATGGTCTACcttgcttcttcaagtactCTTCCAATTGCACCTGTTGCATACATTCAATACCGATACCAGCGTCGATCTTACCTTCGATGATGTGCTTAGCAACGTTCATACCGCATCTGATAGCGGTGTATTCGTCTGGCTTCATGCCATAGTGCTTAGTCAATTCATCAACCTGGATCTTACCAAACTCACCAACGTAACCAATTCTCTTGCCCTTCAACGATTGGAAGTCCTCGGTGATGCCGCTGCCGTTCAAGTACAACAACCCAGTGAATGGCTCGTCCAACAAAGAAGCAACAGAGGTCACTGGGAAGCCACGGGCCTTGGCAGCCAACGTGTGGATCATTGCCTTCAAACCCATGTCCACCTTACCGGATCCAATCAACTCGGTAACATCCGAAGGGTTGGTTGGCTCCAAGATGGCAAGGTCCAGACCCTGCTCCTTGAAGTAACCCTTCTGTTGGGCCAAGTAGATAGGAATGTGGTATGGAGCTGGTTGCCAGTTCAATAGGAAAGTGATCTTCTCAGTAGACATTTTGGTTGTTCTATTGATGTAGATTTCCAACCATCAAATGACATTGCTACCACCATCTCTCGTCCACCTTATATACCCCATTTCCAGCTCCCATACCTGTTCTTACCACTGCCTTCCCCAAACGACACACCTTACAAGCTTCAGTCCCATACAAACTCACACCACATTCTACCAACCCTATGGCTCTGAAGGAATGCCCTTCTTTACAAGATTCATTTAAAGGTAATACcaattgatgatttttttaGTTGAATGGTCCCGAAGGGAAACGATTAGAGTCATGTTGACTTAGTGCTTCTAATCAGCCAATTATCGACGACATGGCAACCGAGTGGCAGCCCGAGGCGCCTCCCATGAGCCGGCTGTTCGTTCACACTGCAGAACTGGCCCAATGGGTCCACTGCGAGGAACAACCGGCAGCCCCCGTGCGGTACAGGCTGCTGGGTCAACTGGCGGAAATTACTACCACCGGAGAATCGATTGAGCTGCACATCAGAGACTTGCCCGAGTTTGGAAATGCCGGGCAGGAAGGTATAAGAGCAGTTGTGGGAAGTCGAGTCTACGAGTCGCGATTTGTCGAGAATGCGGGCGTTGATAAGGAAATTGCTCGAGCAGGCTGTGCGTTGAGTGTCTGTCTTGGTGTTGTTCTACAGCGGGATGGAACGAGAATTCTTGAAGTGTTTGACGTGCAAGTGCTGAAAAGACGGGAGATCGAAAGGCTACGCTACTTTATCTGTTCTTCACTTGGGTCTGAATTGATCCGGTCTTAGAGATGggtttgaaaaaattcacGCAGCAGATGGGAAGAATCGGCTGGACCAAGCGAGTTAGTGGTCGATGCTGACGTTGAGACGGTTCCAGCACACCTTCCAGAGGTTCGACGTGGCGATTGTTAGATCGCTGGCGAAGCCGAA
The sequence above is drawn from the Torulaspora globosa chromosome 5, complete sequence genome and encodes:
- a CDS encoding NMT1/THI5 family protein — its product is MSTEKITFLLNWQPAPYHIPIYLAQQKGYFKEQGLDLAILEPTNPSDVTELIGSGKVDMGLKAMIHTLAAKARGFPVTSVASLLDEPFTGLLYLNGSGITEDFQSLKGKRIGYVGEFGKIQVDELTKHYGMKPDEYTAIRCGMNVAKHIIEGKIDAGIGIECMQQVQLEEYLKKQGRPSTDAKMLRIDKLACLGCCCFCTILYICNDAFLAKNPEKVRKFLKAIKKATDYVLAEPEKAWNEYVDFKPELKNDLSFKQFQRCYAYFSESLFNVHRDWKKVTGYGKRLEVLPPDYVANYTNEYLSWPEPEEVSDPLEAQRLMAIHQEACRDCGGFKRLVLPA
- a CDS encoding uncharacterized protein (ancestral locus Anc_5.234), which translates into the protein MATEWQPEAPPMSRLFVHTAELAQWVHCEEQPAAPVRYRLLGQLAEITTTGESIELHIRDLPEFGNAGQEGIRAVVGSRVYESRFVENAGVDKEIARAGCALSVCLGVVLQRDGTRILEVFDVQVLKRREIERLRYFICSSLGSELIRS